The Streptomyces pratensis genomic interval TCGACGTGCCCCGCCGCTGACAGGCGAAAGGGGCGGGGCCCCGGTCCTCCGCCGCCTGTTCCCGGAGTGTCCCGGCAGGCGGGCGCGGGGCCTGTCAGCGCCAGTCGGGAGCGCCGGAGGCGGGGGAGAGGACACTCTCGATCTTGGTCCGGATCTCCCGCATGACGGTCACGACCCGGGCCTCGTGCTCCTCGCTGAGCCGCACCACCGGCACCGAGCAGCTGATGGCGTCGACGGCCGGTGCGTCGTACCGCAGGGCGAAGCCGAAGCCCGCGATGCCCGTCACGGTTTCCTCGCGGTCGATGGAGTAACCGCGCTCGCGGACACCGGCGAGGTCGGCGAGCAGGGTGGTGCGTTCGGTGTGCGTGTTCTCCGTACGGGGCGTCAGAGGCCCCTGGGATAGGGGTAGTTCGTCATCCGGGCGCTCGGCGAGCAGGGCCTTGCCGAGCGCTCCGGCGTGGGCCGGGATCCGGCGGCCGACCCGGCTGATGGTGCGCAGGTACTCGTGGGACTCGCGGGTCGCGAGATAGACGACGTTGGGGCCGTCGAGCCGGGCGAGATGGATCGTCTCGCCGAGCGCGTCCGAGGCCTCGTCGAGATAGGGGCGGGCGGCGCGCACATGCGGGTCGCTGTCCAGGTAGCTCGTCCCTGTGTGCAGGGCTCGGATGCCGATGCCGTACAGGGACCCGGTCGTGTCGGTGCGCACCCAGCCGCAGTCGATGAGGGTCCGCAGCAGCTGGTACATGCTGCTGCGCGGTACACCGAGCTCCTCGGCGAGTTCGTCCAGCCGGGCCGGCCGGTCGCCCCGGGCGGCGAGGAGTTCGAGCAGCGCGACGGTACGGGACGCCGACTTCACCCCGCGGACCCCGCTGTTCTCCTGCATCTCCACATCGTAAATCCGCGCTGTCGCACCCATTGACCGCGTCGCGTTCACCCGCCTAACCTCCGTTCTCATACATGTACGCCATCTGCATATGAGGATGAGATCTGTGGAGCGGTTCGATGTGGACCCCGAAGGCGTTGCCCAGCGGCTGCGGGACGGCATGGCGGGTGGGGTGCTGGCCTTCCCCCTCACGAGCTTCCGGGAGGACGGCAGCCTCGACCTGGAGTCGTACAGGGCGTATCTGACCGCCCAGGTGGCCACCGCGCCCGGTGCGTTGTTCCCGGCCTGCGGAACCGGTGAGTTCGGTGCCCTGGAGGAGGACGAGTACCGCGCGGTCGTCCGGACCGCCGTCGAGGTCGCCGGCGGGCAGCTGCCGGTGGTGGCGGGCACCGGCTACGGATGGGCGCAGGCAGTGCGCTTCGCCCGCATCGCGGAGGAGGCCGGAGCCGACGCCCTGCTGGTCATGCCCCACTACCTCGTCGCGGCCCCGCAGGACGGACTGGTCGAGCAGCTGCGCCGGATCGCGGGCGGCACGCGGCTGCCCCTGATCGCCTACCAGCGGGGCCAGGTCACCTTCACCGCCGACAGCGTGCGCCGGATCGCCGAGATCCCCACGGTCGTCGGCATCAAGGACGGGCACAGCGACCTCGACCGGCTACAGCGCCTCACCCTCGCCGCACCCGACGGGTTCCTCTTCTTCAACGGCGCCGCCACCGCCGAGATCCAGGCGCGCGCCTACGCGACCGTGGGCGTCCCCGCCTACTCCTCGGCCGTCCACGCGTTCGCGCCCGAGATCGCCGACGCCTTCTTCACCGCGCTGCGGGACGGGGAGGACGCGGTGACGCGGAAGCTGCTGCGCGACTTCTTCGTCCCGCTGGTCGAGCTGCGCGACCGGGTTCCCGGGTACGCCGTGTCCTTGGTCAAGGCCGCTGCCCGGCTGCGAGGGCTGCCGGTCGGGCCCGTACGCGCCCCGCTCGTCGATCCCGGCCCGTCCGACCTCGCCGACCTGGAGAAGATCCTCGACGCCGGGCTGGAGCTGGTCGGCGCCGCCCGCCACCGCACCGCCTGAGCCTCGCCCCCACCGCTCCGGCCGACGGCTCCCGCCGGGGGCCGGCCGGGGCCCGAGGTTCCACAGCCCCCACAGTCCGACAGTTCAAAGGGGAACTGACATGCCGCTCCTCGTGGTCGGGATCAGCGTTCTGGTGCTGCTGATCCTGATGACCCGTATGAAACTCAACGGCTTCGCCGCACTCCTGCTCGTGGCGGTCGGCGTAGCGCTGGTCCAGGGGATCCCGGCGATCGAGATCCCGGACGTCCTCTCGGAGGGCATCGGGGACCAGATCGGCGACACGATGCTCACCATCGGCCTCGGCGCCATGGTCGGCCGGGTCATGGGCGACTCCGGGGCGGCCCAGCGGATCGCGGGCAAGCTGCTCGACGCCTTCGGGCCGCGCGGGGTCCAGGTGGCCATGGTGGTCACGTCCATGCTCATCGGCGTGACCATGTTCTACGAGGTCGCCTTCATCATCATCGTGCCCATCGCGTTCACCCTCGTCAGGGTCACCGGCGTGAACCTGCTCTGGGTGGGCCTGCCGATGTCGATCTCCCTGTCCACGATGCACAGCTTCCTGCCGCCGCACCCCGGCCCCACAGCCGTGGCCGCGACCTTCCACGCCTCCGTCGGGCACACCCTCTTCTACGGCCTCTTCATCGCGGTACCGGCCGGCGCCCTCGTCGCGCTCCTGTGGCCGCGGCTGCCGTTCGTCAGGGCGATGAACCCCTCCATCCCCAAGGGCCTGGTCAGTGAGCGTGAGTTCACCGACGAGGAGATGCCCGGCATGGGCTGGTCGTTGTTCGTGGCCCTCTTCCCGGTGGTGCTCATCGCCGGTGCGGCCGTGACCGACATGCTCGCCCCCGGCGAGAGCCCCTTCCTGCACGCGGTCGCCTTCATCGGCTCGGCACCGATCGCCCTCCTGCTCGCACTCCTCCTCGCGGCCTGGGCGTTCGGACCGCGGATCGGACGCAGCCTGTCCGACGTCAGCGCCTCCTGCGCCTCGGCCGCCCAGGCGATGGCGATGATCCTCCTCGTCATCGGCGCGGGCGGCGCCTTCAAGAACGTCCTCGTCGAAGGCGGGATATCCGACTACATCAAGGAGATCACCGAGCACTGGGCGATCTCGCCGATCATCCTGGCCTGGCTCATCGCCGCCATCCTCCGCATAGCGCTCGGTTCGGCGACCGTCGCGGTGGTCACCGCCTCCGGCGTGGTGCTGCCGCTCCTGGCGGGCAGCGGCGTCCACCCCGAAATGATGGTGCTCGCCGTCTCCTGCGGATCGATCGCCTTCTCCCACGTCAACGACCCCGGGTTCTGGCTGTTCAAGGAGTACTTCAACCTCTCGGTCATCCAGGCGATCAAGGTCCGCACCGGCTACACGACGGTGCTCGCGGTGCTCGGCCTCGGCGGCGTCCTCGCGGCCGAGTGGGCCCTCGACGCCATCGGTCTCTGACCACCCGCCCCCCCCCCAGCCCGGCCCCTTCTCGCACCCAAGGAACCCGACCAGATGAACCAGCCGACCATCACGCACTTCGCCGTCTATCCCGTCGCCGGCCGCGACTGCATGGAGCTGAACCTCTCAGGCGCCCACGGCCCCTTCTTCACCCGCAACATCGTCGTCCTCACCGACTCCGAAGGCCGTACGGGACTGGGGGAGGTGCCCGGAGGCGAGAAGATCACCCGGACCCTGCGGGACTCCGAGTCGCTGGTCGTCGGCTCGAAGGCCGGCGACTACAAGCGCGTCCTGCGCGAGATCGGCAGTCGCTTCGCGGACCGCGACTCGGGCGGACGGGGCGCCCAGACCTTCGACCTGCGGACCACCGTGCACGCCGTCACCGCGGTCGAGTCGGCGCTGCTCGACCTGCTGGGCCAGCACCTCGACGTGCCCGTCGCGGCGTTGCTGGGCGACGGTCAGCAACGGGACTCCGTAAGGGTGCTGGGCTACCTCTTCTACGTCGGCGACCCCGACCGCACCGACCTGGAGTACGTCCGCGAGCCCGGCGCCGACGTCGACTGGTACCGCGTCCGGCACGAGGAGGCGCTCACGCCCGAGGCGATCGTCCGCCAGGCCGAGGCCGCCTACGAGCTCTACGGCTTCCGGGACTTCAAGCTGAAGGGCGGAGTGCTCGCCGGCACGGACGAGGTCAGGGCCGTCCGCGCGCTCAAGGACCGCTTCCCCGAGGCACGGATCACCCTGGACCCGAACGGTGCCTGGTCACTGCGCGAAGCGGTCGAGCTGTGCTCCCCGCTGGTGGGCACCCTCGCCTACGCCGAGGACCCCTGCGGGGCGGAGGACGGCTACTCGGGGCGGGAGATCCTCGCCGAGTTCCGCCGTGCGACGGGCCTTCCGACCGCGACCAACATGATCGCCACCGACTGGCGGCAGCTGACCCACGCCCTGGCCCTGCAGTCGGTGTCCATCCCGCTGGCCGACCCGCACTTCTGGACCATGCAGGGATCGGTACGCGTGGCGCAGCTGTGCAACGACATGGGCCTGACCTGGGGCTGTCACTCGAACAACCACTTCGACATCTCGCTCGCCATGATCACGCACTGCGGCGCCGCCGCTCCGGGTGAGTACAACGCCCTGGACACGCACTGGATCTGGCAGGAGGGCCTGGAACGGCTCACCGCCAGCCCGCCGCGCATCGCCGACGGCGAGATCGCCGTCCCCGACGCCCCCGGGCTGGGCGTCGAACTCGACATGGACCGCCTCCTCGCGGCCCACGAGCTCTACAGGAAGGAGGCGTTGGGGGCCCGCGACGACGCCGACGCCATGCAGTACCTCGTACCCGGCTGGACGTTCGACGCCAAGCGGCCCTGCCTGGTGCGGTAGACACCTCCCCGGACGGACGGTGGGGGGAGCGGAGCGGGAGGTTCCCCCACCGGCCCCGGGGCGGCCACCCGGGGTGGAGCCACGGCGACCGCCGAGGAGGTCAGGACGACCGGGAGGCCGTTGCCATGAGCCGCGCCGTCCACCCGCGCACGGCCTCAGTGAGCTCGGGTGTGACGAAGGCCTTGAGCGTGTCGTCCACGGTCCCGTCGGGCCCTACGACCAGACCGGTGCGTCCTTCAAGAGCCGGGTCGGTGGCGGCGGCCAGAGGACCCTTCGCGGCGGATGTGACGGGAGCCGAGACACCCTTCCGGATCTCCTCCCAGTGGGGACGCAGCGCCGGCGGCAGGATGTCGATGGTCATCTGCGCGGCGTTGTCCGTCGCGGCGGCGCCGGGATCGGCCGCGAGGACCGAGATGCCCCGGGGCGCCAGACGTTCGGCGAGCTCCATCGAGTGTGCGAGATGGGCCAGTTTGGCCCGTCCCGTCGCGGCCAGACCGTAGTGGGGCCCCGGCGGTTCGGCTTCGTCGAACACGTTCTGCGCCGCCGCGATGGCGCTCGACGTGACGTTGACTATGCGGCTCGGGGCCGCCGCGGCGAGCGAGTCGGCCAGTGCCTCCGTGAGGACGTAGGGCGAGAGGTGGTTGAGGGCGATGCTCGCCTCGATCCCCTCCGGGCTCTGCCGGCGCTCGGTCCACATGCCGCCCACGTTGTTCACCAGCAGGTTAAGACCGCCTTCACCGGCGAGCCGCTCTCCCAGCCGCCGGGTCTCGGCGACCGACGACAGATCTGCGCGGACGAAACGTCCCGCCCGGCGCCCGGCGGCCTCGTCGACGCGGGCCACCGCAGCCTCTCCCCGGGCCGGGTCGCGTGCGACGAGGGTGACGTACCACCCCTGACGTGCCAGTCCGAGGGCGGTCTCCAGGCCGATGCCGCCGGTGCCGGCGGTCACCACTGCCCTCAGGGCGTGCTCAGTCATCCGTGCTCCTGTTCGATGCTTCGTCCGTGGGGCGGGGCGCCCTCCGTCCGTGCCTTCAGCAGACAGGCCGGAAGCCGATGATGGAAGTTCCGATCCGGCATGGCCCGATGCCGGTCCGGCATGACCTCAGGTGGGAGCATGTGCGTATGGGTGACGTCGAGATCCGGCAGGTCCACTACTTCATAGCTGTGGCGGAGGAGGGCAATTTCACCCGCGCCGCACAACGACTGGCGATGACGCAGCCCGCCCTCTCCCGGGCGATCCTGGCCCTGGAGAAGGCCATGGGCGCCGCGCTGCTCCTGCGCACCCCGAAAGGTGTCACGCTCACCGCCGCCGGGCGGGCGATGCTGGAAGAGGGCAGGACACTGCTGGCGCAGGCGGGGAACGTGACCTCGCTGGTACGCCGGGCGGCCGAGCAGCAGGCCTCGGTGACGATCACGGGCCCCGGCTGCGACGCGGCGCTGCTGGACGGGATGATCCGGTCGTACAACGAAGCCGCCCCGTCGCATCCGGCCCGGATGACCGTCGGCACGATCGACGACCAGCTCGACCGGCTGCGTTCGGGTCAGGCCGACATCGCCCTCCTGCGCGTCTCTCCGGGGGAACACGGACTGGAGAGTGTCGTACTGCGCCGGGAGAGCGTCTGTGTACTGGTGGGTGCCCGACACCGGCTGGCGGGGAGGGAGAGCCTGCGGATCGCCGACCTCGCCGGTGAACCACTCCTCGGCTGGCAGGGCCCGGGTGCTCAGCTCGACGCCCCGGGGCTCTGGCCGGACGGGCTGCCGGGGACGCCGGGACCGCGGGTGAGCGACGGTCTGCAGATGCTGGCGGTGGTCCGGATCGGGCAGGCGGTTGCGCTGGCCGCCCCGCCGTCGGACGGCGCCGGTGCGCCGGAGGGAACCGTCAGCATCCGCCTGGAGGACGGGCCGGCCGTGCCCCTGCGGCTGATCTGGCGGAGGGACCGGACGACGCCGGGCGTCCGGAGCTTCGTCCGGCACACCGTCGCGTCGTTCCGGGCGCCGGCACGGAGCGCGGCGGCGTCGGACTGGTCGGCCTCGGACGGGCCGGAGGCGATCCGGTCCGCCGCGTCGGCCGGCTGATCGACGGGCGCAGTACCCGCGAGGCCAGACTCCGAGAAGCGGGTCGTGTCATCCGGCGGATCGCCGAGGAGGACAGCCCGCACCCGGAGACCGGGCAACCGCGCCGGACCACCTTCTTCCTGCTCCGGGCGCCGGCGGACACCCCTGACGCATGGCAGCACCGGGTGCGGGGCGCCGACGCCGGTCCGACCCGCGCCTGCCGCTTCGTGCCCCTGCTCCTGCGGGAGCCACTGGCGGACGCCCAGGGCATGTGGCTGGGGCACGTCGAGGGCTGAGGGGCACTGAGAGCCCCGGCCCGTACCGAGAGGCTTCCGGCTGTGCGTGCCCCCGGCCCCGTACCGAGAGGCCTCCGGCCGTGCGTGCACGCTGCCCGTACCGAGAGGCATCCGGCGGTGTCAGTGCCCGCTCCCACCGCTCTCGTGGCCGCCCGGAGTGCCGCCCCCGTGTCCGTCCGACGGGGCGTCCTCGTGCTGGTCCGTGGGGCGGTCCCCATGTCCCGAGGGGTCCTCGGGACGCGGAGTCCCCGCCTCGGCTCCGGACGGCATGGTAAATGCCGCCGTTCGGACGGTGCCGCCGTGCTTGAACTCCAGGAACAGCCGGTAGGTGGCGGCGCTGGGCGCCGTCGCGGTGAACGAGACGTCCGGCCCTGGCTCCGTGGAGCCGTCACCGGGCTCGCCGTCCGGGTGGACGTGGAGATAGGCCAGGTCGCCGGCGCGCAGGGCGACGAGGTGACCGTACGCGCCCAGGTGGGGCTGGAGACCGGTGACGGGCCGGCCGTCCTTCCGCACGGTGAAAGTGATGTGCTCCGGCAGGCCCGGGCGCAGGGCGCCGTTCAGGGAGACCGTGTACCCGTCGGCCTCGGCCGTCGGTGCGGGCTTGGGGAGTTCCTTCGCCTTGTAGTGCCCGGACACGGCAAGGTCGGCGCCCAGCGTGAGGCCGGCGGCGTTCCTGCCGGCCGGCGTGAAGTCGGCGAAGACCCGGTAGTCGCCCGCCGCGGGCAGCTTGACGGGGGTGCTCCAGGTGCCGTCGGCCGCCCGGGTGGGGTGCAGGTGGCGGTAGGTGCCCAGGTCGCGCGAGGCGAGGATCAGATGGAGCTCCTTGTCGTGCTCACGCTGGAATGACGTGACCGGCCGGCCCGCGCGGTCGAGGACGGCGAAGCGCAGCTCGCTCCGCCGGTCGGCCTCCACGCGCGGGGTCCTGAGGTCGAGGGTGTAGCCGCCCTCCGAGATCTGGAGGCCTCCGGCGGGAGGGTCGGCGGGGCCGTCGCCGGTGTGCGGCGCGGAGCTCCCGGTGTGGCTGGAGGGGCTGGTGGTGCCGCTCTCGGGCCCGACGGTGAGGCCGATGCCGTAGGCGGCACCGAAGGACGCCGCGAGGGCGGTGGTGAACGCGGTGATCTTCACGGCGGGGTTCATGAGTGCTCCTGTGCTCTCTGCGCGGAGGGCTCGCGATGATTCGACGCCATCGAGCGTATACCCGTAGGGGGTATGTGAAACCCGCCCCGCCCGGACTTGCTCAAGATACGGGTGGGGGGTATACCTAGGGCGTCGGGGCAGATACCCATGAGGGGTATACTGGACCTGTTCGGACGAGGAGTAGTAAATGACCTCCACGACTCCCGGCGCCGCCCGGGTCGAGCTCGCCATCGGCGGCATGACCTGCGCTTCGTGCGCGGCGCGGATCGAGAAGAAGCTGAACCGCATGGAAGGGGTCGAGGCCACCGTCAACTACGCCACGGAGAAGGCGGGAGTCGCTTTCTCCGAGGGCACCTCGGTCGAGGACCTGATCGCCACGGTCGAGGCCGCCGGCTACACCGCCCGGCGCCCGGCCCCGCCCCGCCCCGAGCCGGGCGACGCCGGCGGACCTGCCGTCGGCCGGAGCGAGGACGAACCCGCCGACGACGCGCTGCGGTCCTTGCGGCAGCGCCTCGTCACCGCGGCCCTGCTCGCCGCGCCGGTCATCGCGATGGCGATGGTCCCGGCCCTCCAGTTCGAGTACTGGCAGTGGCTGTCCCTCACGCTCGCCGCCCCTGTCGTCACCTACGCGGCCTGGCCCTTCCACCGTGCCGCCTGGACCAACGCCAGACACGGTGCAGCCACCATGGACACCCTGATCTCGGTCGGTACGTCGGCCGCGTTCCTGTGGTCGCTGTGGGCGCTGTTCTTCGGAACGGCAGGGATGCCGGGCATGACGCATCCATTCGAATTCACCATCGCCCGCAGCGACGGAGCGGGAAACATCTACCTCGAGGCCGCTGCCGGTGTGACGGCCTTCATCCTGGCCGGCCGGTACTTCGAGGCCCGTTCCAAGCGCAAGGCGGGCGCCGCACTCAAGGCGCTCATGGAGCTGGGGGCCAAGGAGGTCACCGTGCTGCGCGACGGCGGAGAGGTCACCCTTCCCACGTCCGGACTGCGGGTCGGCGACCGCTTCCTGGTCCGCCCCGGCGAGAAGATCGCCACGGACGGGACGGTGGTGGAGGGCTCCTCCGCCGTCGACGTCTCGATGCTCACCGGCGAGTCGGTCCCCATCGAGGTCTCGGCCGGCGACCCCGTCACCGGCGCGACCCTCAACGCGGGCGGCCGCCTGGTGGTCGAGGCCACCAGGGTCGGCTCCGACACCCAGCTGGCCCGGATGGCCGCGCTCGTGGAAGAGGCACAGAACGGCAAGGCCGCCGCCCAGCGCCTGGCCGACAGGATCTCCGCGGTCTTCGTGCCGGTCGTCATCGGGCTGGCGCTCGCGACACTCGGCTTCTGGCTCGGCTCGGGAGCCGGGCTCACCGCCGCGTTCACCGCGGCCGTCGCCGTGCTGATCATCGCCTGCCCCTGCGCACTGGGCCTGGCCACGCCCA includes:
- a CDS encoding 5-dehydro-4-deoxyglucarate dehydratase, coding for MRSVERFDVDPEGVAQRLRDGMAGGVLAFPLTSFREDGSLDLESYRAYLTAQVATAPGALFPACGTGEFGALEEDEYRAVVRTAVEVAGGQLPVVAGTGYGWAQAVRFARIAEEAGADALLVMPHYLVAAPQDGLVEQLRRIAGGTRLPLIAYQRGQVTFTADSVRRIAEIPTVVGIKDGHSDLDRLQRLTLAAPDGFLFFNGAATAEIQARAYATVGVPAYSSAVHAFAPEIADAFFTALRDGEDAVTRKLLRDFFVPLVELRDRVPGYAVSLVKAAARLRGLPVGPVRAPLVDPGPSDLADLEKILDAGLELVGAARHRTA
- a CDS encoding heavy metal translocating P-type ATPase, with translation MTSTTPGAARVELAIGGMTCASCAARIEKKLNRMEGVEATVNYATEKAGVAFSEGTSVEDLIATVEAAGYTARRPAPPRPEPGDAGGPAVGRSEDEPADDALRSLRQRLVTAALLAAPVIAMAMVPALQFEYWQWLSLTLAAPVVTYAAWPFHRAAWTNARHGAATMDTLISVGTSAAFLWSLWALFFGTAGMPGMTHPFEFTIARSDGAGNIYLEAAAGVTAFILAGRYFEARSKRKAGAALKALMELGAKEVTVLRDGGEVTLPTSGLRVGDRFLVRPGEKIATDGTVVEGSSAVDVSMLTGESVPIEVSAGDPVTGATLNAGGRLVVEATRVGSDTQLARMAALVEEAQNGKAAAQRLADRISAVFVPVVIGLALATLGFWLGSGAGLTAAFTAAVAVLIIACPCALGLATPTALLVGTGRGAQLGILIKGPEVLETTRRADTILLDKTGTVTTGRMTLLKVHTARSTDEAEVLRLAGSLEHASEHPIARAVAEGATGVVGGLPTPEDFANVPGLGVQGVVEGHAVLVGREKLLAEWAIGLPEELRRAKEAAERDGKTVIVVAWDGEARAVLEIADAVKETSAEAVRRLRALGLKPILLTGDNKAVAESVAAQVGIDEVIAEVMPQDKADVVRQLQAEGRSVAMVGDGVNDAAALAQADLGLSMGTGTDAAIEAGDLTLVRGDLRVAADAIRLSRRTLGTIRSNLFWAFAYNVAALPLAAAGLLNPMIAGAAMAFSSVFVVGNSLRLRGFRAAG
- a CDS encoding gluconate:H+ symporter, with protein sequence MPLLVVGISVLVLLILMTRMKLNGFAALLLVAVGVALVQGIPAIEIPDVLSEGIGDQIGDTMLTIGLGAMVGRVMGDSGAAQRIAGKLLDAFGPRGVQVAMVVTSMLIGVTMFYEVAFIIIVPIAFTLVRVTGVNLLWVGLPMSISLSTMHSFLPPHPGPTAVAATFHASVGHTLFYGLFIAVPAGALVALLWPRLPFVRAMNPSIPKGLVSEREFTDEEMPGMGWSLFVALFPVVLIAGAAVTDMLAPGESPFLHAVAFIGSAPIALLLALLLAAWAFGPRIGRSLSDVSASCASAAQAMAMILLVIGAGGAFKNVLVEGGISDYIKEITEHWAISPIILAWLIAAILRIALGSATVAVVTASGVVLPLLAGSGVHPEMMVLAVSCGSIAFSHVNDPGFWLFKEYFNLSVIQAIKVRTGYTTVLAVLGLGGVLAAEWALDAIGL
- a CDS encoding LysR family transcriptional regulator; amino-acid sequence: MGDVEIRQVHYFIAVAEEGNFTRAAQRLAMTQPALSRAILALEKAMGAALLLRTPKGVTLTAAGRAMLEEGRTLLAQAGNVTSLVRRAAEQQASVTITGPGCDAALLDGMIRSYNEAAPSHPARMTVGTIDDQLDRLRSGQADIALLRVSPGEHGLESVVLRRESVCVLVGARHRLAGRESLRIADLAGEPLLGWQGPGAQLDAPGLWPDGLPGTPGPRVSDGLQMLAVVRIGQAVALAAPPSDGAGAPEGTVSIRLEDGPAVPLRLIWRRDRTTPGVRSFVRHTVASFRAPARSAAASDWSASDGPEAIRSAASAG
- a CDS encoding SDR family NAD(P)-dependent oxidoreductase, which translates into the protein MTEHALRAVVTAGTGGIGLETALGLARQGWYVTLVARDPARGEAAVARVDEAAGRRAGRFVRADLSSVAETRRLGERLAGEGGLNLLVNNVGGMWTERRQSPEGIEASIALNHLSPYVLTEALADSLAAAAPSRIVNVTSSAIAAAQNVFDEAEPPGPHYGLAATGRAKLAHLAHSMELAERLAPRGISVLAADPGAAATDNAAQMTIDILPPALRPHWEEIRKGVSAPVTSAAKGPLAAATDPALEGRTGLVVGPDGTVDDTLKAFVTPELTEAVRGWTARLMATASRSS
- a CDS encoding enolase C-terminal domain-like protein, with protein sequence MNQPTITHFAVYPVAGRDCMELNLSGAHGPFFTRNIVVLTDSEGRTGLGEVPGGEKITRTLRDSESLVVGSKAGDYKRVLREIGSRFADRDSGGRGAQTFDLRTTVHAVTAVESALLDLLGQHLDVPVAALLGDGQQRDSVRVLGYLFYVGDPDRTDLEYVREPGADVDWYRVRHEEALTPEAIVRQAEAAYELYGFRDFKLKGGVLAGTDEVRAVRALKDRFPEARITLDPNGAWSLREAVELCSPLVGTLAYAEDPCGAEDGYSGREILAEFRRATGLPTATNMIATDWRQLTHALALQSVSIPLADPHFWTMQGSVRVAQLCNDMGLTWGCHSNNHFDISLAMITHCGAAAPGEYNALDTHWIWQEGLERLTASPPRIADGEIAVPDAPGLGVELDMDRLLAAHELYRKEALGARDDADAMQYLVPGWTFDAKRPCLVR
- a CDS encoding IclR family transcriptional regulator, whose amino-acid sequence is MQENSGVRGVKSASRTVALLELLAARGDRPARLDELAEELGVPRSSMYQLLRTLIDCGWVRTDTTGSLYGIGIRALHTGTSYLDSDPHVRAARPYLDEASDALGETIHLARLDGPNVVYLATRESHEYLRTISRVGRRIPAHAGALGKALLAERPDDELPLSQGPLTPRTENTHTERTTLLADLAGVRERGYSIDREETVTGIAGFGFALRYDAPAVDAISCSVPVVRLSEEHEARVVTVMREIRTKIESVLSPASGAPDWR